The proteins below are encoded in one region of Paenisporosarcina cavernae:
- the dnaJ gene encoding molecular chaperone DnaJ, protein MNKRDYYEVLGLTKGASKEEIKKAYRKLSKQYHPDINKDEEAVEKFKEIAEAYEVLSDDQKKAQYDQFGHAGANQGFGGFGGAEGFGFEDIFSSFFGGGGRRRDPNAPRKGDDLQYSMNISFEEAVFGKETEIEIPKEEECDTCHGSGAKPGTSPETCHHCQGSGQINVTQDTPFGRMVNRRTCNYCQGTGKLIKEKCSTCHGQGTVTKRKKIKVTIPAGVDDGQQLRVSGQGEPGKNGGPAGDLYIVFRVRAHEKFERDGDDIYLELKITFPQAALGDEIEVPTVHGKVKLKIPGGTQSGTKFRLKGKGVKNVHGYGMGDQHVIVKVVTPTKLSEKQRELLRQYAEISGDIPEEQGSSLFEKIKRTIKGE, encoded by the coding sequence ATGAATAAAAGAGATTATTATGAAGTGCTTGGACTAACTAAAGGCGCGTCAAAAGAAGAAATTAAAAAAGCGTATCGTAAATTATCGAAACAATACCATCCAGATATTAATAAAGATGAGGAAGCAGTAGAAAAATTTAAAGAAATCGCTGAAGCGTACGAAGTGCTAAGTGATGATCAGAAAAAAGCCCAATATGATCAATTTGGCCATGCTGGTGCCAATCAAGGATTTGGCGGCTTCGGTGGTGCAGAAGGCTTCGGATTTGAAGATATATTTAGTTCGTTTTTTGGAGGTGGAGGTAGACGTAGAGATCCGAATGCCCCTCGAAAAGGGGATGATTTACAATACTCCATGAATATTTCCTTTGAAGAAGCCGTATTTGGAAAAGAAACAGAAATTGAAATTCCAAAAGAAGAAGAATGTGATACGTGTCATGGAAGTGGCGCAAAACCAGGTACGTCTCCTGAAACTTGTCACCACTGCCAAGGCTCAGGACAAATAAACGTCACGCAAGACACGCCATTTGGCCGCATGGTAAACCGTCGCACGTGTAACTACTGTCAAGGAACTGGCAAATTGATTAAAGAAAAATGTTCTACATGTCACGGGCAAGGTACCGTTACAAAACGTAAAAAGATAAAAGTTACGATTCCAGCAGGTGTTGATGATGGTCAGCAGCTTCGCGTGTCGGGTCAAGGTGAGCCTGGTAAAAATGGTGGACCAGCGGGAGACTTATATATCGTGTTCCGTGTTCGTGCACATGAGAAATTTGAGCGTGACGGTGACGACATTTATTTAGAATTAAAAATTACGTTCCCTCAAGCAGCGCTAGGTGATGAAATTGAAGTTCCAACTGTGCATGGAAAAGTTAAGTTGAAGATTCCAGGAGGCACGCAATCAGGTACAAAATTCCGCCTAAAAGGGAAAGGTGTAAAAAATGTTCATGGCTATGGTATGGGAGATCAGCACGTCATTGTAAAAGTTGTAACACCAACAAAGCTTTCGGAAAAACAGAGAGAATTGTTACGTCAATACGCAGAAATTAGTGGAGATATTCCGGAAGAGCAAGGCAGTTCTTTGTTCGAAAAAATTAAACGAACAATTAAAGGCGAATAG
- a CDS encoding NfeD family protein: MDTLLSPTYFEWVTHPVVVVLLLTIASICLTLELFSPGLGIPGVIGFSALLLFYVGHVATGHASWQVIILFLLGLFLLFAELFLPGAIAGIMGIGLIIVSILFAGASLTVMTIAVLIALVAAILGMVIMVKLFGKNVKLFNKIILNDATTTDAGYVSNINRLELIGETAIAITGLRPSGTIMWNNERIDAVSEGNFIEKGRSVKILKVEGSRIVVRELTKKEEEE, from the coding sequence ATGGATACGTTACTTTCACCTACTTATTTTGAGTGGGTTACGCATCCAGTAGTTGTCGTTCTCCTATTGACAATCGCGAGCATTTGTTTGACATTAGAACTTTTTTCCCCAGGTTTAGGCATACCAGGAGTAATTGGTTTTTCTGCTTTACTACTATTTTATGTTGGACATGTCGCTACTGGTCACGCAAGCTGGCAAGTCATTATTCTCTTTCTATTAGGCCTGTTTTTATTATTTGCGGAGTTATTCCTACCGGGTGCTATCGCAGGTATAATGGGAATAGGATTAATAATTGTAAGTATATTATTTGCTGGAGCAAGTTTAACGGTTATGACAATTGCCGTGTTAATTGCGCTTGTTGCAGCAATTTTAGGAATGGTGATTATGGTGAAGCTTTTCGGGAAAAACGTGAAATTATTTAACAAAATTATTTTAAATGATGCGACAACGACGGATGCAGGGTATGTCTCAAATATTAATCGCCTAGAATTAATAGGGGAGACTGCTATTGCAATCACTGGATTGAGACCTTCTGGTACTATTATGTGGAACAATGAAAGAATCGATGCAGTTTCAGAAGGAAATTTCATCGAAAAAGGTAGGTCAGTAAAAATACTGAAAGTGGAAGGTTCACGAATTGTTGTACGTGAACTGACGAAAAAGGAGGAAGAAGAATGA
- the floA gene encoding flotillin-like protein FloA (flotillin-like protein involved in membrane lipid rafts), whose product MIAGITSGTVLLILGIIAGFIVLTIFLTFVPIALWISALAAGVRVSIFTLVGMRLRRVIPSRIINPLIKAHKAGLQVQINQLESHYLAGGNVDRVVNALIAAHRANIELTFERAAAIDLAGRDVLEAVQMSVNPKVIETPFIAGVAMDGIEVKAKARITVRANIDRLVGGAGEETIVARVGEGIVSTIGSSTNHKKVLENPDMISQTVLSKGLDSGTAFEILSIDIADVDIGKNIGAELQTEQAEADKKIAQAKAEERRAMAVATEQEMKARVQEMRAKVVGAEAEVPLAMAEALREGNIGIMDYMNYKNVQADTGMRDSISKIGSEKTTNDDKQI is encoded by the coding sequence ATGATTGCTGGTATTACATCAGGTACAGTATTGCTTATACTAGGAATAATTGCTGGCTTTATTGTCTTAACAATTTTCCTAACATTTGTGCCAATTGCATTGTGGATCTCTGCTCTTGCGGCTGGAGTAAGGGTAAGCATTTTTACTTTAGTTGGAATGCGTTTACGAAGAGTTATTCCTTCTAGAATTATTAACCCTTTAATTAAAGCGCATAAGGCGGGTTTACAAGTACAAATCAATCAGTTAGAGAGTCATTATTTAGCAGGTGGTAATGTAGACCGTGTTGTTAATGCTTTAATTGCTGCACACCGAGCGAATATTGAACTAACATTTGAACGAGCAGCTGCAATTGATTTAGCTGGACGTGACGTTTTAGAAGCAGTTCAAATGTCCGTTAATCCAAAAGTTATTGAAACACCATTTATTGCTGGTGTGGCGATGGATGGAATTGAAGTGAAAGCGAAAGCACGTATTACTGTTCGTGCGAACATTGATCGATTAGTAGGGGGAGCGGGCGAAGAGACGATTGTAGCTCGAGTTGGTGAAGGGATTGTTAGTACAATCGGTTCTAGCACAAATCATAAAAAAGTATTAGAAAATCCTGATATGATTTCACAAACGGTTCTTTCTAAAGGCTTAGATTCAGGTACAGCATTTGAAATTCTCTCGATAGACATTGCAGATGTTGACATCGGTAAAAATATTGGTGCAGAACTTCAAACGGAGCAAGCAGAAGCAGATAAAAAGATTGCGCAAGCGAAGGCGGAAGAACGCCGTGCGATGGCAGTTGCAACAGAACAAGAAATGAAAGCTCGAGTTCAAGAAATGAGAGCAAAAGTTGTTGGTGCAGAAGCAGAGGTTCCACTTGCAATGGCGGAAGCATTACGAGAAGGTAACATTGGAATAATGGATTATATGAATTACAAAAATGTTCAAGCGGATACAGGAATGCGTGATTCTATTTCTAAAATTGGTTCTGAGAAAACAACGAATGACGATAAACAAATTTAA
- a CDS encoding 16S rRNA (uracil(1498)-N(3))-methyltransferase, whose amino-acid sequence MQRYFIDHPSATDRFSIVGEDAKHISKVMRMSVGDQIIVVNNGNAYRTEIDSLEDRVVHVKTIAAIPFSNELPVHVTIACGLPKGDKLELITQKATELGVSEIIPFQAERSIVKWEPSKSTKKLERLNRIAKEAAEQSHRTVIPTIQNVQSFGSLLNREGNDHHLFFAYEEQAKRTDRTSFSEHLRTIDFGQSIFIAFGPEGGFSPNEAQQFIAAGFKPIALGPRILRTETAPLYVLSAISYQFE is encoded by the coding sequence ATGCAACGATATTTCATTGATCATCCATCGGCAACAGATAGGTTTTCAATCGTTGGAGAAGATGCGAAGCACATTTCAAAAGTAATGAGAATGTCCGTTGGAGACCAAATTATCGTGGTTAACAACGGGAACGCTTACAGAACGGAAATTGACTCCCTTGAAGATCGTGTTGTACATGTAAAAACCATTGCAGCTATTCCTTTCTCAAATGAACTTCCAGTTCACGTTACCATTGCGTGTGGCTTACCAAAAGGAGATAAGCTCGAACTTATTACACAAAAGGCGACCGAGCTAGGCGTTTCGGAAATAATCCCTTTTCAAGCGGAGCGTTCAATTGTAAAATGGGAACCATCTAAATCAACCAAGAAATTAGAGCGCTTGAATCGGATCGCGAAAGAAGCGGCAGAACAATCGCATCGGACTGTCATTCCTACTATCCAAAACGTTCAATCTTTTGGATCTCTTCTAAATCGAGAGGGAAATGATCATCATCTATTTTTTGCATATGAAGAGCAAGCAAAGCGAACAGATAGAACGAGCTTCTCGGAGCATTTGAGAACAATCGATTTCGGTCAATCTATTTTCATTGCCTTTGGTCCTGAAGGCGGTTTTTCGCCGAATGAAGCACAACAATTTATAGCAGCAGGATTTAAACCTATTGCGCTAGGACCTAGAATTCTACGAACAGAAACCGCACCTTTATATGTGCTTTCTGCGATTTCTTATCAATTTGAATGA
- the rpsU gene encoding 30S ribosomal protein S21 codes for MSKTVVRKNESLEDALRRFKRTVSKSGTIQEVRKREFYEKPSVKRKKKSEAARKRKW; via the coding sequence ATGTCAAAAACTGTCGTTCGCAAAAACGAATCGCTTGAAGATGCTCTTCGACGCTTCAAACGCACTGTTTCCAAAAGTGGAACAATACAAGAGGTAAGAAAACGTGAGTTTTACGAAAAACCAAGTGTAAAGCGTAAAAAGAAATCAGAAGCTGCGCGTAAACGTAAATGGTAA
- the deoC gene encoding deoxyribose-phosphate aldolase has product MTKNIASLIDHTLLKPESVQSQVEQLCAEAKEYKFASVCVNPTWVKLSADLLSGADVDVCTVIGFPLGANTPAVKAFETTDAIQNGATEIDMVLNVSAMKSGDLDLVKRDIEAVVQAAKGKALVKVILETCLLTKEEITKACELSKAAGADFVKTSTGFSTGGATVEDVKLMRETVGPNLGVKASGGVRSLEDVNKMVEAGATRIGASSGVQIMQGLTSNSDY; this is encoded by the coding sequence ATGACAAAAAATATAGCATCTTTAATAGATCATACTTTATTAAAACCGGAATCTGTTCAATCTCAAGTGGAACAATTATGCGCGGAAGCGAAAGAATACAAATTCGCATCTGTATGTGTGAATCCAACTTGGGTCAAACTTAGTGCTGATTTGTTATCAGGAGCAGACGTAGACGTTTGTACGGTTATTGGATTTCCATTAGGGGCAAATACTCCTGCCGTGAAAGCATTTGAAACGACTGATGCTATTCAAAATGGAGCGACTGAAATTGATATGGTATTAAACGTCAGCGCGATGAAATCAGGAGATTTGGATTTAGTTAAACGTGACATCGAAGCGGTTGTTCAAGCTGCGAAAGGTAAAGCACTTGTGAAAGTAATTCTTGAAACTTGTCTCTTGACGAAAGAAGAAATTACTAAAGCATGCGAACTTTCAAAAGCTGCAGGTGCAGATTTCGTCAAAACTTCTACAGGTTTCTCTACTGGAGGAGCAACTGTTGAGGACGTGAAATTGATGCGTGAAACAGTCGGACCGAATCTAGGTGTGAAAGCTTCTGGAGGCGTTCGCAGCTTGGAGGATGTAAACAAAATGGTGGAAGCTGGAGCTACTCGAATAGGAGCTAGTTCAGGCGTTCAAATTATGCAAGGTTTAACTTCTAACTCAGACTATTAA
- the prmA gene encoding 50S ribosomal protein L11 methyltransferase, translating to MKWSELSIHTTNEAIEAVSNILHEAGASGVVIEDSEDFAKEREDMFGEIYSLNPNDFPSEGVILKAYLPMTSFLGDTVEEIKMAINNLVQYDINLGQNVVTISEVNEEEWATAWKKYYHPVKISERFTIVPTWENYEPVSSDELIIELDPGMAFGTGTHPTTVMCLQALEKTVKPGDTVLDIGTGSGVLSIGAALLQARDVQALDLDEVAVRSAKLNVKLNKVQNIVSVMQGNLVEKVTEQVDVAVANILAEVIQSFVDEAFNIVKPGGYYITSGIIGAKKEDVKVSLMEAGFEIKEVMMMEDWVAIISSKPMGE from the coding sequence TTGAAGTGGTCAGAATTATCGATTCATACGACAAATGAAGCAATCGAAGCGGTTTCAAATATTTTACACGAAGCTGGTGCGAGTGGAGTAGTAATTGAAGACTCAGAAGACTTTGCAAAAGAACGAGAAGATATGTTTGGAGAAATATATTCTTTGAATCCAAACGATTTTCCAAGCGAAGGGGTTATTTTAAAAGCGTATTTACCAATGACCAGTTTTCTTGGAGATACAGTTGAAGAGATAAAAATGGCCATTAACAATCTTGTCCAATACGATATAAATTTAGGTCAAAACGTTGTCACCATAAGTGAAGTAAATGAGGAAGAGTGGGCAACCGCTTGGAAAAAATACTATCACCCAGTGAAAATATCGGAAAGATTTACAATTGTTCCAACATGGGAAAATTACGAACCCGTTTCCTCAGACGAACTTATTATTGAATTGGATCCGGGGATGGCTTTTGGTACAGGGACACACCCAACTACTGTCATGTGTCTTCAAGCATTGGAGAAAACCGTAAAACCGGGTGACACAGTATTAGATATAGGGACAGGATCAGGTGTTCTTTCCATTGGAGCTGCATTATTACAAGCTAGAGATGTTCAAGCGTTAGATTTAGATGAAGTTGCGGTGCGCTCTGCAAAACTAAATGTAAAATTGAATAAAGTTCAGAACATTGTTTCAGTCATGCAAGGCAATTTAGTCGAAAAAGTGACAGAACAAGTGGACGTAGCAGTCGCAAATATTTTAGCCGAAGTCATTCAATCATTTGTTGATGAAGCATTTAACATAGTTAAACCTGGTGGATATTACATTACATCTGGAATAATTGGGGCGAAAAAAGAAGATGTAAAAGTGTCTCTTATGGAAGCTGGATTCGAAATAAAAGAAGTGATGATGATGGAAGATTGGGTTGCAATTATTTCATCCAAACCTATGGGAGAATAA
- the mtaB gene encoding tRNA (N(6)-L-threonylcarbamoyladenosine(37)-C(2))-methylthiotransferase MtaB: protein MATVAFHTLGCKVNHYETEAIWQLFQEAGYTREEFDHQSDVYVINTCTVTNTGDKKSRQVIRRAVRQNPDAVICVTGCYAQTSPAEIMAIPGVDIVVGTQDRTKLIGYIEQYKMERQPINAVGNIMKNRVYEELDVPAFTDRTRASLKIQEGCNNFCTFCIIPWARGLMRSRDPKEVVRQAQQLVDAGYLEIVLTGIHTGGYGEDLKDYNLAQLLRDIESQVHGLKRLRISSIEASQITDEVIQVIKESTTIVRHLHIPIQSGSNTVLKRMRRKYTMEFFAERLERLKEILPGLAITSDVIVGFPGETEEEFMETYNFIRHHGFSELHVFPYSKRTGTPAARMEDQVEEEVKNDRVHRLIELNNQLAKEYASRFDGEVLEIIPEEMYKEEPNKGLYVGYTDNYLKVVIPATEEMVGKLVKVKIDQAGYPINYGQFVRVIDDTKAVPV from the coding sequence TTGGCAACAGTTGCATTTCATACATTGGGCTGTAAAGTAAATCACTATGAAACAGAAGCGATTTGGCAATTGTTTCAAGAGGCTGGATACACGCGTGAAGAGTTTGATCATCAATCAGATGTTTACGTAATCAATACGTGTACCGTGACAAACACAGGTGATAAAAAAAGTAGACAAGTTATCCGTCGTGCAGTCCGTCAAAATCCTGACGCGGTTATTTGTGTTACTGGATGTTATGCCCAAACTTCTCCGGCTGAAATCATGGCTATTCCCGGTGTCGACATTGTGGTTGGTACGCAAGATCGAACGAAATTAATCGGCTACATTGAACAATACAAAATGGAGCGTCAACCAATAAATGCAGTCGGTAATATTATGAAAAACCGTGTATATGAAGAATTAGATGTTCCAGCCTTTACGGATCGAACGCGTGCGTCTTTGAAAATTCAAGAAGGATGTAATAACTTTTGCACATTTTGCATCATTCCATGGGCTAGAGGTTTAATGCGCTCACGTGATCCAAAAGAAGTCGTTCGACAAGCACAGCAATTGGTCGATGCTGGATATTTAGAAATTGTTCTAACTGGCATTCACACAGGTGGGTATGGAGAAGATTTAAAAGACTATAATTTGGCGCAGTTATTACGTGATATTGAATCACAAGTTCACGGTTTGAAACGCTTACGAATTAGCTCCATCGAAGCTAGTCAAATTACGGACGAAGTAATTCAAGTTATAAAAGAAAGTACAACAATCGTCCGTCATTTACATATTCCGATACAATCAGGATCTAATACTGTATTGAAACGCATGCGTCGTAAATACACAATGGAATTTTTTGCGGAACGATTAGAAAGATTGAAAGAAATTCTACCAGGGCTTGCGATCACTTCAGACGTCATTGTCGGTTTTCCTGGAGAAACGGAAGAGGAATTTATGGAGACTTATAATTTTATTCGTCACCACGGATTTTCTGAATTACACGTTTTTCCTTATTCGAAACGTACTGGTACTCCAGCTGCCCGTATGGAAGACCAAGTAGAGGAAGAAGTAAAAAATGATCGTGTTCATCGATTGATCGAACTAAATAATCAATTGGCGAAAGAATATGCTTCTCGTTTTGATGGTGAAGTTCTCGAAATCATACCTGAAGAAATGTATAAAGAAGAGCCGAATAAAGGGTTGTATGTAGGATATACCGATAATTATTTGAAAGTAGTCATTCCGGCGACAGAAGAAATGGTTGGGAAATTAGTAAAAGTAAAAATTGATCAAGCAGGATACCCTATTAACTACGGTCAATTTGTACGAGTAATCGATGATACTAAAGCAGTTCCTGTATAG